The following proteins are co-located in the Malus sylvestris chromosome 13, drMalSylv7.2, whole genome shotgun sequence genome:
- the LOC126596539 gene encoding PH, RCC1 and FYVE domains-containing protein 1-like isoform X2 — translation MASPQRSGPVERDIDQAITALKKGATLLKYGRRGKPKFCPFRLSNDEALLIWYSGKEEKHLKLCHVSTIIPGQRTAIFQRYPRPEKEYQSFSLLYNDRSLDLICKDKDEAEVWFVGLKAIITRGNYRNWRSESRLEGTSIDSPHARTRRHSPTVTPFCIGDPRDTEGVSLENIPQSRLGRAFADIISYTATPKNAIQAESVSNASLSPVSVDNSNGRNSASEAFRVSLSSAVSSSSQGSCQDDFDTLGDVFIWGEGIGGGVLGGGVDRVGSSYGSRTDALLPKVLESTVVVDVHGIACGARHAVLVTKQGEIFSWGEESGGRLGHGVDTDVSHPKLIETLSGMNVELVACGEYHTCAVTLSGDLYTWGDGTHHFGLLGHGSEVSHWIPKKVCGHLEGIHISYIACGPWHTAAVTSGGQLFTFGDGTFGALGHGDHSSTSTPREVETLRGLRTTRIACGIWHTAAVVEVVNESSSPETSSNSSYGKLYTWGDGDKGRLGHGDEQSKLVPARVAALVDKNICQVACGHNLTVGLTTSGQVYTMGSAAYGQLGNPSADGKVPTLVEGEISFVEEIACGSYHVAVLTSKTEVYTWGRGSNGQLGHGDNDHRYTPTPVDCMKDKQVKSVACGPNLTAAICLHKWVSSADHSVCSDCHNPFGFRRKRHNCYNCGLVFCKACSSKKSLKAALAPNTNKPYRVCDECYSKLKKAAEASSALRSPIRSGNMRPKSHEVTDKENLIPMLRATLSRLSSFGTNNQGESKQLKQERKPEVRDNRVFPDLNGQLQLGGFNLTRASTPPTAGSEKVVSPSIPASKKASRYTSPVSGKSSPRRSSEEIILEDSKHINGSLSQEIIQLRTQVEGLTLKSQHLEAELQRTSKKLKEVSAIAADEAEKRKSAKEVIKSLTAQLKEMSERMPEGQMSHCNTGSISHAISFGNQLSKEPSLSNINTSQTLSNGNSMDRILTNGTKSPTGKSERVLQDEPGVYITLSSLPDGSNELRRVRFSRRHFTEEAAERWWAENGVKLCERHNIKGAE, via the exons ATGGCTAGTCCTCAGAGAAGCGGTCCGGTCGAGAGGGATATCGACCAG GCCATCACAGCACTTAAGAAAGGTGCAACTTTGTTAAAATATGGACGCAGAGGGAAGCCGAAATTCTGCCCATTCCGGCTTTCTAAT GACGAGGCTCTTTTGATATGGTACTCtggcaaagaagaaaaacacCTTAAACTTTGTCATGTTTCGACAATTATTCCTGGCCAGCGTACT GCAATATTTCAGCGGTATCCACGGCCTGAAAAGGAGTACCAGTCATTTTCGCTTCTATACAACGATAGGTCCTTGGACTTG ATATGTAAAGACAAAGATGAAGCTGAAGTTTGGTTTGTTGGTCTTAAGGCGATAATCACTCGAGGTAATTACCGGAACTGGAGAAGCGAATCAAGATTGGAGGGCACATCAATAGATAGCCCCCATGCTCGGACTCGGCGACATTCTCCAACAGTGACACCATTCTGCATTGGG GATCCAAGAGATACTGAGGGAGTTTCTTTGGAGAATATCCCACAGAGTAGATTAGGACGAGCATTCGCTGACATAATATCTTATACCGCCACCCCCAAGAATGCCATACAAGCTGAATCAGTCTCAAATGCATCGTTATCACCTGTATCTGTGGATAACTCCAATGGTCGAAATTCTGCATCTGAAGCATTTCGGGTTAGTTTATCTAGTGCTGTAAGCTCGTCTAGTCAAGGTTCTTGTCAAGATGATTTTGATACTTTAGGAGATGTTTTTATTTGGGGCGAAGGTATTGGTGGTGGAGTACTTGGAGGCGGTGTGGATAGAGTAGGGAGCTCATATGGTTCCAGGACGGATGCTCTTCTGCCTAAGGTATTAGAATCAACAGTGGTCGTAGATGTTCACGGAATTGCTTGTGGTGCCAGACATGCTGTTCTAGTCACCAAGCAAGGGGAAATCTTCAGCTGGGGAGAGGAGTCAGGAGGCAGGCTTGGTCACGGTGTTGATACAGATGTTTCCCACCCAAAGCTCATTGAGACTCTTAGTGGGATGAATGTGGAATTAGTGGCATGTGGGGAATATCACACTTGTGCTGTTACACTTTCTGGAGATCTCTATACATGGGGTGATGGTACTCATCATTTTGGCCTGCTTGGGCATGGAAGTGAAGTTAGTCACTGGATTCCCAAAAAGGTATGTGGTCACTTGGAAGGTATCCACATATCCTATATCGCTTGTGGACCGTGGCATACAGCTGCTGTGACATCAGGTGGCCAGTTATTTACCTTTGGGGATGGAACTTTTGGTGCCTTAGGACATGGGGATCATAGTAGCACAAGCACGCCGCGGGAGGTGGAGACTTTGAGAGGGCTAAGAACAACAAGGATTGCTTGTGGTATTTGGCACACTGCTGCAGTTGTTGAAGTAGTGAATGAATCGTCTAGCCCCGAGACTTCTAGTAACTCTTCATATGGGAAGCTCTACACTTGGGGTGATGGTGATAAAGGCCGACTTGGACATGGTGATGAACAATCTAAGCTAGTTCCTGCACGCGTAGCTGCATTGGTTGATAAAAATATTTGTCAAGTAGCCTGTGGCCATAATCTCACAGTTGGCCTTACAACCTCAGGACAAGTATATACGATGGGAAGTGCTGCTTATGGACAGCTTGGGAATCCTTCAGCTGACGGGAAAGTTCCCACTCTGGTCGAGGGTGAAATTAGTTTTGTGGAAGAAATTGCATGCGGTTCTTATCATGTTGCAGTTTTGACTTCCAAGACTGAGGTTTATACTTGGGGAAGGGGTTCGAATGGGCAACTAGGCCACGGAGACAATGATCATAGATATACGCCTACCCCTGTTGATTGTATGAAGGATAAGCAAGTAAAGAGTGTAGCATGTGGTCCAAACCTAACGGCGGCCATTTGTCTTCATAAATGGGTATCAAGTGCTGACCATTCTGTTTGCTCTGATTGTCACAATCCCTTTGGTTTCAGAAGAAAACGTCACAATTGTTACAACTGTGGGCTAGTCTTCTGCAAAGCATGCAGCAGCAAGAAATCTCTGAAAGCTGCCTTGGCTCCAAATACGAACAAGCCATATCGGGTGTGCGACGAGTGTTATAGTAAACTGAAGAAGGCTGCAGAAGCCAGTTCTGCTTTGCGAAGTCCAATAAGAAGTGGAAATATGCGTCCTAAATCCCATGAGGTGACAGATAAAGAAAATCTGATCCCTATGTTACGGGCAACGCTCTCCAGACTCTCTTCTTTTGGCACAAACAACCAGGGCGAAAGCAAGCAGCTTAAGCAAGAAAGAAAACCAGAAGTGCGTGATAATCGTGTCTTCCCAGATTTGAATGGACAGTTGCAGTTAGGGGGTTTTAATTTGACAAGAGCATCAACTCCTCCCACTGCAGGTTCAGAAAAAGTTGTTTCGCCTTCTATTCCTGCCTCTAAAAAGGCTTCTCGGTATACATCTCCTGTTTCAGGAAAGTCAAGTCCACGCCGGTCTTCTGAAGAAATCATTCTTGAGGATTCAAAGCATATAAATGGAAGTTTGAGCCAAGAAATCATACAATTAAGGACACAG GTAGAAGGCCTTACTCTCAAATCCCAGCATCTTGAAGCTGAACTTCAACGCACATCAAAGAAATTGAAGGAGGTCTCTGCAATAGCCGCAGATGAAGCTGAAAAACGCAAATCTGCAAAAGAAGTTATTAAATCTCTAACTGCTCAG TTGAAGGAGATGTCTGAAAGAATGCCTGAAGGGCAGATGAGTCACTGCAATACAGGTTCTATTTCGCATGCAATCAGCTTTGGAAACCAGTTATCCAAAGAGCCCTCTCTGTCAAACATAAATACTTCGCAAACTTTGTCCAATGGCAATTCAATGGATCGAATCCTAACTAATGGGACTAAATCACCAACTGGAAAGTCCGAGCGGGTGCTACAAGATGAACCTGGTGTATATATAACTCTAAGCTCCTTGCCAGACGGCAGTAATGAACTCAGGCGTGTTCGCTTCAG CCGGAGACATTTCACTGAAGAAGCAGCGGAGAGATGGTGGGCTGAAAATGGGGTAAAGTTATGTGAGCGGCACAACATAAAAGGTGCAGAGTAA
- the LOC126596539 gene encoding PH, RCC1 and FYVE domains-containing protein 1-like isoform X1, producing MASPQRSGPVERDIDQAITALKKGATLLKYGRRGKPKFCPFRLSNDEALLIWYSGKEEKHLKLCHVSTIIPGQRTAIFQRYPRPEKEYQSFSLLYNDRSLDLLPPPAGQICKDKDEAEVWFVGLKAIITRGNYRNWRSESRLEGTSIDSPHARTRRHSPTVTPFCIGDPRDTEGVSLENIPQSRLGRAFADIISYTATPKNAIQAESVSNASLSPVSVDNSNGRNSASEAFRVSLSSAVSSSSQGSCQDDFDTLGDVFIWGEGIGGGVLGGGVDRVGSSYGSRTDALLPKVLESTVVVDVHGIACGARHAVLVTKQGEIFSWGEESGGRLGHGVDTDVSHPKLIETLSGMNVELVACGEYHTCAVTLSGDLYTWGDGTHHFGLLGHGSEVSHWIPKKVCGHLEGIHISYIACGPWHTAAVTSGGQLFTFGDGTFGALGHGDHSSTSTPREVETLRGLRTTRIACGIWHTAAVVEVVNESSSPETSSNSSYGKLYTWGDGDKGRLGHGDEQSKLVPARVAALVDKNICQVACGHNLTVGLTTSGQVYTMGSAAYGQLGNPSADGKVPTLVEGEISFVEEIACGSYHVAVLTSKTEVYTWGRGSNGQLGHGDNDHRYTPTPVDCMKDKQVKSVACGPNLTAAICLHKWVSSADHSVCSDCHNPFGFRRKRHNCYNCGLVFCKACSSKKSLKAALAPNTNKPYRVCDECYSKLKKAAEASSALRSPIRSGNMRPKSHEVTDKENLIPMLRATLSRLSSFGTNNQGESKQLKQERKPEVRDNRVFPDLNGQLQLGGFNLTRASTPPTAGSEKVVSPSIPASKKASRYTSPVSGKSSPRRSSEEIILEDSKHINGSLSQEIIQLRTQVEGLTLKSQHLEAELQRTSKKLKEVSAIAADEAEKRKSAKEVIKSLTAQLKEMSERMPEGQMSHCNTGSISHAISFGNQLSKEPSLSNINTSQTLSNGNSMDRILTNGTKSPTGKSERVLQDEPGVYITLSSLPDGSNELRRVRFSRRHFTEEAAERWWAENGVKLCERHNIKGAE from the exons ATGGCTAGTCCTCAGAGAAGCGGTCCGGTCGAGAGGGATATCGACCAG GCCATCACAGCACTTAAGAAAGGTGCAACTTTGTTAAAATATGGACGCAGAGGGAAGCCGAAATTCTGCCCATTCCGGCTTTCTAAT GACGAGGCTCTTTTGATATGGTACTCtggcaaagaagaaaaacacCTTAAACTTTGTCATGTTTCGACAATTATTCCTGGCCAGCGTACT GCAATATTTCAGCGGTATCCACGGCCTGAAAAGGAGTACCAGTCATTTTCGCTTCTATACAACGATAGGTCCTTGGACTTG TTACCACCCCCTGCTGGACAGATATGTAAAGACAAAGATGAAGCTGAAGTTTGGTTTGTTGGTCTTAAGGCGATAATCACTCGAGGTAATTACCGGAACTGGAGAAGCGAATCAAGATTGGAGGGCACATCAATAGATAGCCCCCATGCTCGGACTCGGCGACATTCTCCAACAGTGACACCATTCTGCATTGGG GATCCAAGAGATACTGAGGGAGTTTCTTTGGAGAATATCCCACAGAGTAGATTAGGACGAGCATTCGCTGACATAATATCTTATACCGCCACCCCCAAGAATGCCATACAAGCTGAATCAGTCTCAAATGCATCGTTATCACCTGTATCTGTGGATAACTCCAATGGTCGAAATTCTGCATCTGAAGCATTTCGGGTTAGTTTATCTAGTGCTGTAAGCTCGTCTAGTCAAGGTTCTTGTCAAGATGATTTTGATACTTTAGGAGATGTTTTTATTTGGGGCGAAGGTATTGGTGGTGGAGTACTTGGAGGCGGTGTGGATAGAGTAGGGAGCTCATATGGTTCCAGGACGGATGCTCTTCTGCCTAAGGTATTAGAATCAACAGTGGTCGTAGATGTTCACGGAATTGCTTGTGGTGCCAGACATGCTGTTCTAGTCACCAAGCAAGGGGAAATCTTCAGCTGGGGAGAGGAGTCAGGAGGCAGGCTTGGTCACGGTGTTGATACAGATGTTTCCCACCCAAAGCTCATTGAGACTCTTAGTGGGATGAATGTGGAATTAGTGGCATGTGGGGAATATCACACTTGTGCTGTTACACTTTCTGGAGATCTCTATACATGGGGTGATGGTACTCATCATTTTGGCCTGCTTGGGCATGGAAGTGAAGTTAGTCACTGGATTCCCAAAAAGGTATGTGGTCACTTGGAAGGTATCCACATATCCTATATCGCTTGTGGACCGTGGCATACAGCTGCTGTGACATCAGGTGGCCAGTTATTTACCTTTGGGGATGGAACTTTTGGTGCCTTAGGACATGGGGATCATAGTAGCACAAGCACGCCGCGGGAGGTGGAGACTTTGAGAGGGCTAAGAACAACAAGGATTGCTTGTGGTATTTGGCACACTGCTGCAGTTGTTGAAGTAGTGAATGAATCGTCTAGCCCCGAGACTTCTAGTAACTCTTCATATGGGAAGCTCTACACTTGGGGTGATGGTGATAAAGGCCGACTTGGACATGGTGATGAACAATCTAAGCTAGTTCCTGCACGCGTAGCTGCATTGGTTGATAAAAATATTTGTCAAGTAGCCTGTGGCCATAATCTCACAGTTGGCCTTACAACCTCAGGACAAGTATATACGATGGGAAGTGCTGCTTATGGACAGCTTGGGAATCCTTCAGCTGACGGGAAAGTTCCCACTCTGGTCGAGGGTGAAATTAGTTTTGTGGAAGAAATTGCATGCGGTTCTTATCATGTTGCAGTTTTGACTTCCAAGACTGAGGTTTATACTTGGGGAAGGGGTTCGAATGGGCAACTAGGCCACGGAGACAATGATCATAGATATACGCCTACCCCTGTTGATTGTATGAAGGATAAGCAAGTAAAGAGTGTAGCATGTGGTCCAAACCTAACGGCGGCCATTTGTCTTCATAAATGGGTATCAAGTGCTGACCATTCTGTTTGCTCTGATTGTCACAATCCCTTTGGTTTCAGAAGAAAACGTCACAATTGTTACAACTGTGGGCTAGTCTTCTGCAAAGCATGCAGCAGCAAGAAATCTCTGAAAGCTGCCTTGGCTCCAAATACGAACAAGCCATATCGGGTGTGCGACGAGTGTTATAGTAAACTGAAGAAGGCTGCAGAAGCCAGTTCTGCTTTGCGAAGTCCAATAAGAAGTGGAAATATGCGTCCTAAATCCCATGAGGTGACAGATAAAGAAAATCTGATCCCTATGTTACGGGCAACGCTCTCCAGACTCTCTTCTTTTGGCACAAACAACCAGGGCGAAAGCAAGCAGCTTAAGCAAGAAAGAAAACCAGAAGTGCGTGATAATCGTGTCTTCCCAGATTTGAATGGACAGTTGCAGTTAGGGGGTTTTAATTTGACAAGAGCATCAACTCCTCCCACTGCAGGTTCAGAAAAAGTTGTTTCGCCTTCTATTCCTGCCTCTAAAAAGGCTTCTCGGTATACATCTCCTGTTTCAGGAAAGTCAAGTCCACGCCGGTCTTCTGAAGAAATCATTCTTGAGGATTCAAAGCATATAAATGGAAGTTTGAGCCAAGAAATCATACAATTAAGGACACAG GTAGAAGGCCTTACTCTCAAATCCCAGCATCTTGAAGCTGAACTTCAACGCACATCAAAGAAATTGAAGGAGGTCTCTGCAATAGCCGCAGATGAAGCTGAAAAACGCAAATCTGCAAAAGAAGTTATTAAATCTCTAACTGCTCAG TTGAAGGAGATGTCTGAAAGAATGCCTGAAGGGCAGATGAGTCACTGCAATACAGGTTCTATTTCGCATGCAATCAGCTTTGGAAACCAGTTATCCAAAGAGCCCTCTCTGTCAAACATAAATACTTCGCAAACTTTGTCCAATGGCAATTCAATGGATCGAATCCTAACTAATGGGACTAAATCACCAACTGGAAAGTCCGAGCGGGTGCTACAAGATGAACCTGGTGTATATATAACTCTAAGCTCCTTGCCAGACGGCAGTAATGAACTCAGGCGTGTTCGCTTCAG CCGGAGACATTTCACTGAAGAAGCAGCGGAGAGATGGTGGGCTGAAAATGGGGTAAAGTTATGTGAGCGGCACAACATAAAAGGTGCAGAGTAA
- the LOC126596540 gene encoding pentatricopeptide repeat-containing protein At1g26900, mitochondrial, producing the protein MTLIAKSSRLGQRLTLSPTHNSVFFQDLSLISLLPSCKTVSEISQIHGSMVKTGLDHLPFPSSKLLASSIQDIQYAAAIFNRIQNPNLFMFNTMLRAYSISDDPKHAFHIFNNLRAQNITLDQFSFVATIKACARESAIGTGRGIHGVVVRSGFGPFVNVKNTLLQFYCSSGKIEDARKVFDEFPQRNDLVSLNTLMGGYLHASKPHVVVDLFKQMCRIGFEATVTTVLNLLSAIGGLESHLGEECIHGYCIKIGFCSDLHVLTALIDAYAKKGEIDLGRRIFNGVSVKDVVLWNCLVDKHARCGMVEEAVALLRLMKLEGMKPNSSTLAGLLSVCAASGSVSVGSCIKDYVEDENLVLDAVLGTALVDMYAKCGFLDKALDIFESMESKDVKSWTAMISGYGVHGQAGNAIRLFDRMEEEGCQPNEVTFLAVLSACSHGGLVAEGVRCFEMMVCKYGFVPKVEHYGCMVDLLGRAGLLEEAHKLIESLPVKTDVTAWRALLSACRVYGYVALGESVQKVLLELNDDHPTNSMLLSGTYAIAGRLPDHITRRQEIEDENMAGEVKFRPVRIEDNLIKEAGLSSIEMDS; encoded by the coding sequence ATGACATTGATAGCCAAGTCGTCACGTCTGGGGCAAAGACTCACACTTTCGCCCACACACAACTCCGTCTTCTTCCAAGATCTCAGCCTCATTTCTCTTTTACCATCCTGCAAAACAGTCTCAGAAATCTCACAGATCCATGGGTCCATGGTCAAGACTGGTCTCGACCACCTTCCTTTTCCCTCCAGCAAGCTTCTCGCCTCTTCCATCCAAGACATCCAATACGCCGCCGCCATTTTCAACCgaatacaaaacccaaatctCTTCATGTTTAATACCATGCTCAGAGCCTACTCCATCAGCGATGATCCAAAGCATGCTTTTCATATCTTCAATAACCTGAGAGCTCAGAATATCACGCTGGACCAGTTCTCTTTCGTCGCGACGATCAAAGCCTGCGCTCGTGAATCGGCCATTGGGACCGGCCGAGGGATTCATGGGGTTGTTGTGAGGTCTGGGTTTGGACCGTTTGTCAATGTAAAGAATACCCTTTTGCAGTTTTATTGTAGTTCTGGGAAGATTGAAGATGCCCGGAAGGTGTTTGATGAATTTCCTCAAAGAAATGATTTGGTTTCGTTGAATACTTTGATGGGCGGGTATCTTCATGCGTCTAAGCCTCATGTGGTTGTGGATTTGTTCAAGCAAATGTGTAGAATCGGTTTTGAAGCTACTGTGACCACCGTTTTGAACCTTTTGTCTGCCATTGGTGGTTTAGAGAGTCACCTTGGAGAAGAGTGTATTCATGGCTATTGCATCAAGATTGGATTCTGTTCGGATTTACATGTTCTTACTGCTTTGATTGATGCGTACGCGAAGAAAGGGGAAATCGATTTAGGACGTCGGATTTTCAATGGAGTTTCTGTGAAGGATGTCGTGTTATGGAATTGTTTGGTTGATAAGCATGCAAGATGTGGCATGGTAGAAGAAGCAGTAGCCTTGTTAAGGCTGATGAAACTCGAAGGAATGAAACCGAATTCATCTACATTGGCCGGGTTGCTTTCAGTTTGTGCTGCTTCTGGGTCTGTAAGTGTAGGGAGTTGCATTAAGGATTATGTGGAAGACGAGAACTTGGTATTGGATGCGGTTCTCGGAACAGCTCTGGTTGATATGTATGCTAAATGTGGGTTTTTGGACAAGGCACTTGACATCTTTGAGAGCATGGAAAGCAAAGATGTGAAATCATGGACTGCCATGATTTCAGGTTATGGTGTTCATGGGCAGGCGGGTAATGCCATAAGGCTATTCGATAGGATGGAAGAAGAGGGCTGTCAACCTAATGAGGTCACTTTCTTAGCAGTTTTAAGTGCTTGCAGCCATGGAGGGCTGGTGGCAGAGGGAGTTAGGTGTTTCGAGATGATGGTTTGCAAGTATGGCTTTGTGCCGAAGGTGGAACACTATGGTTGTATGGTCGATCTTTTGGGTCGTGCCGGGTTGTTGGAGGAAGCACATAAACTAATTGAAAGCTTGCCCGTTAAGACTGATGTTACAGCATGGCGTGCACTGCTTTCGGCTTGCAGGGTTTATGGGTATGTTGCTCTCGGGGAATCTGTACAGAAAGTGCTACTGGAACTTAATGATGATCATCCGACCAATTCAATGCTATTATCAGGTACTTACGCGATTGCCGGAAGGTTGCCGGATCATATAACAAGAAGGCAGGAAATAGAAGATGAAAATATGGCGGGAGAAGTGAAATTTCGGCCAGTTCGAATAGAAGACAACCTGATTAAGGAAGCTGGACTGAGCTCAATTGAGATGGATAGTTAA
- the LOC126597448 gene encoding protein GAMETE CELL DEFECTIVE 1, mitochondrial-like, whose translation MQALKRIARKTELHRLSSTIAKTQFISAANVRTFSSNSKKAGGDDDWNDAWETAWLPPDLSGNNSRAPWETDVNFSSPGSSIVLPSDADHDTKAFVEDMNENWNERRKPKEETKQNQQSESGSSLYSLESLKKDYRVKKQRIHAGLWMKEIEKQEEAKLADSNSIGGGDDIERLLDSCSDIFDSPNNDLGNSNAPSASDYKNKPDGWETTSKAQEGNIWEMTQREEDILLQEFERRIAYNKFQIASFIKTHIFSRRRPIDGWKYMIEELGPNARKGKGSVSRLPSLSDASTQPFKEEKTPMSSGSLSPYKER comes from the exons ATGCAAGCCCTTAAACGCATAGCAAGAAAGACCGAGCTCCACCGACTTTCGTCCACAATCGCTAAAACCCAATtcatttcagccgccaatgTCCGAACCTTCTCCTCCAACTCAAAGAAAGCGGGCGGCGACGACGACTGGAACGACGCGTGGGAGACGGCGTGGCTCCCACCCGACCTCTCGGGAAATAACAGCAGAGCTCCATGGGAGACCGACGTCAATTTCTCGTCTCCCGGGTCGAGCATCGTGCTTCCGTCGGACGCTGACCACGACACGAAGGCGTTCGTGGAGGACATGAACGAGAATTGGAACGAGAGGCGGAAACCCAAAGAGGAAACGAAGCAGAATCAGCAGAGCGAGAGTGGGTCGTCGCTTTATAGCCTGGAGAGCTTGAAGAAGGACTATCGGGTGAAGAAACAGAGGATTCACGCTGGGCTTTGGATGAAGGAGATTGAAAAGCAGGAGGAGGCTAAATTGGCCGACTCGAATTCGATTGGCGGTGGCGACGACATCGAGCGATTGCTCGATAGTTGCTCTGA CATTTTTGACTCCCCTAACAACGATTTGGGGAACTCTAATGCACCGAGTGCTTCTGACTACAAAAACAAACCTGATGGTTGGGAAACTACATCTAAGGCTCAGGAGGGAAATATATGGGAGATGACGCAGAGAGAAGAAGACATTCTTCTTCAAGAGTTTGAGCGTCGGATTGCATACAATAAATTTCAG ATTGCTAGCTTTATCAAGACTCACATATTTAGCCGGAGGAGACCAATTGATGGGTGGAAATACATGATAGAGGAGTTAGGGCCGAATGCGAGGAAAGGGAAGGGTTCTGTTTCAAGGCTACCAAGTCTATCCGATGCATCAACCCAACCCTTCAAGGAGGAGAAGACTCCGATGAGCAGCGGCAGTCTTTCCCCATATAAGGAAAGGTAG